From one Neofelis nebulosa isolate mNeoNeb1 chromosome 4, mNeoNeb1.pri, whole genome shotgun sequence genomic stretch:
- the NOBOX gene encoding homeobox protein NOBOX: MVPTGQEGGDKPLAAGPKKELRQSSAPCTQDAPSEELPPSCIVPGEKPPSDPPGEPSGTDTRRGGQPSGSGTLHKDRSLAPPGPQPPGEGCSFPVKEAKPGKRSYSPASSKQKIPSAAGLASTPSPGVTHSARAAHNPVPCGSGRGPCHLANLLSTLAQNSQNTDQKRSLEVTCQVRKKTRTLYRSDQLEELERIFQEDHYPDSDKRREIAQTVGVTPQRIMVWFQNRRAKWRKVEKLNGKEDKDSPADPAPTGASSQCSSATELPAAVPMDPEPGTFPQEPPLDSLAEPPMLLASEHTLAPTQQSESTQRVAVTPPLFSPPPVRRVNLPFPLGPVPTPQMMPLLLDTPGSDSGHKDGSWGTSVTPPSTCSYLEELEPQDYQQSAQPGPFLFSQAPQSQLYQQPQPQFSYLHPFPFPMPHPLQPLLPDDPLFTSPYGPSAGTSQGYFPGPPPPSGQTVLQPPAGNAGTVPWNDPCFPELPFPGPFCPQALGQPPGGDGYFPDLLPAPYAPALSRQPSPGVTQLPEGARPETGPFLGRAPEEQPAPCVEGPPAAEELRAEEKDSCGP, from the exons ATGGTCCCCACAGGCCAGGAAGGTGGAGACAAGCCCCTGGCTGCTGGGCCAAAAAAGGAACTGCGGCAGAGTTCAGCCCCCTGCACTCAGGATGCCCCAAGTGAGGAACTGCCCCCCTCCTGCATCGTCCCCGGGGAGAAGCCACCATCAGATCCCCCTGGAGAACCATCTGGGACAGATACCAGGAGAGGGGGCCAGCCATCTGGTTCAGGGACTCTCCACAAAGACAGGTCTCTGGCCCCACCGGGAccccagcctcctggggaaggcTGTTCCTTCCCAGTGAAAGAGGCAAAGCCAGGGAAGAGGTCCTACTCTCCAGCCTCCAGTAAGCAGAAAATACCCAGTGCCGCGGGTCTGGCCTCCACACCATCTCCTGGTGTCACCCACTCAGCCCGTGCCGCACACAACCCAGTGCCTTGTGGGTCAGGCCGGGGGCCCTGCCATCTGGCTAACCTCCTCAGCACATTGGCtcagaacagccaaaacacagATCAGAAGAGGTCCCTGGAAGTGACCTGCCAAGTTCGGAAAAAGACCCGGACCCTATACCGCTCAG ACCAGCTGGAGGAGCTAGAAAGGATCTTCCAAGAAGACCACTACCCCGACAGTGATAAGCGCCGGGAGATTGCCCAGACTGTGGGGGTTACCCCCCAACGCATCATG GTGTGGTTCCAGAATCGCAGGGCAAAGTGGCGGAAAGTGGAGAAGCTGAATGGCAAGGAGGACAAGGACAGCCCTGCAGACCCCGCCCCTACCGGGGCCAGCAGTCAGTGCAG CTCTGCAACTGAGCTGCCAGCCGCTGTGCCCATGGACCCAGAGCCTGGTACCTTCCCTCAGGAACCCCCTCTGGATTCTCTTGCAG AGCCTCCCATGCTGCTGGCCTCTGAGCACACTCTGGCCCCAACCCAACAGAGTGAGAGTACTCAGAGGGTAGCAGTGACCCCACCGCTCTTCAGCCCTCCGCCAGTTCGAAGAGTCaaccttccttttccccttggccctgtccccaccccccaaatgaTGCCTCTGCTGCTGGATACCCCAGGCAGTGACAGCGGCCACAAAGATGGCTCCTGGGGGACAAG TGTCACCCCACCATCCACCTGCTCATACTTGGAGGAGCTGGAGCCCCAGGATTACCAACAGAGCGCCCAGCCGGGACCGTTCCTGTTCTCCCAGGCTCCACAGAGCCAGCTCTACCAACAGCCTCAGCCCCAGTTCTCCTACCTgcaccccttccccttccccatgccccaccccctgcagcctCTGCTGCCAGACGACCCCCTCTTCACCTCGCCCTATGGCCCCAGTGCGGGGACATCACAGGGCTACTTCCCAGGGCCGCCGCCTCCATCAGGGCAGACGGTGCTTCAGCCACCTGCTGGGAATGCAG GTACAGTCCCCTGGAATGACCCTTGCTTTCCAGAACTGCCTTTCCCTGGTCCTTTCTGTCCGCAGGCCCTGGGGCAGCCCCCCGGAGGGGATGGCTACTTCCCTGATCTGCTCCCAGCCCCCTATGCTCCGGCCCTGAGCAGGCAGCCTTCCCCTGGTGTAACCCAGCTGCCCGAAGGGGCCAGGCCCGAAACGGGACCCTTCCTCGGCAGGGCCCCCGAGGAGCAGCCTGCCCCCTGTGTGGAGGGGCCCCCCGCAGCCGAGGAGCTCCGAGCGGAAGAGAAGGACAGCTGTGGCCCCTAA